Proteins encoded by one window of Cylindrospermum stagnale PCC 7417:
- a CDS encoding D-2-hydroxyacid dehydrogenase: MKLILPIESAAEIEPHLASDTKVVLVDSDGNLDNDASDAEVYLSWFLLKSTTLHQVLAAAPALRWHHAPNAGVNHILTPTYLERDLTLTNGAGVHAIPVAEFVLAYILNHAKYLPELHALQAEHHWKRGLAIQELTDATLLIIGAGAIGQEIAVRAKAFGMRVFGSRRHPQELPNFDKVVGADEWRSLLPFADYIVVATPLTPETQGLIDEAALRSLPNHAYLINIARGAVVDEPALVRALTEGWIAGAALDTVIGEPLASESPLWSVPNVLITPHCSGHSPKVKQRSVALFLDNLTRYQTGQPLRNIVDKQAGY, encoded by the coding sequence ATGAAACTTATTTTACCTATCGAGAGTGCTGCGGAAATTGAGCCTCATTTAGCTTCTGATACTAAAGTTGTACTGGTTGATAGTGATGGCAATCTTGACAATGATGCCAGTGATGCTGAAGTTTATTTAAGTTGGTTTCTTCTGAAAAGCACTACCCTACATCAAGTCTTAGCAGCAGCCCCGGCGCTGCGTTGGCATCATGCACCGAATGCGGGGGTGAATCACATTCTAACGCCAACTTATTTAGAGCGCGACCTCACGCTCACTAATGGGGCGGGAGTACATGCAATTCCGGTCGCGGAATTTGTCCTCGCCTACATCCTAAATCATGCCAAATATCTGCCAGAATTACACGCTCTCCAGGCTGAACACCACTGGAAAAGAGGGCTGGCTATCCAAGAATTGACGGATGCCACTTTGTTAATTATTGGTGCTGGTGCTATTGGTCAAGAAATTGCTGTTCGCGCCAAAGCCTTCGGGATGAGAGTTTTTGGCAGTCGTCGTCATCCTCAAGAGTTACCCAATTTTGACAAGGTTGTTGGAGCTGATGAGTGGCGATCGCTTCTTCCGTTCGCTGACTATATAGTTGTTGCTACACCACTGACTCCAGAAACTCAGGGTTTAATCGATGAAGCCGCACTGCGATCGCTGCCGAATCATGCCTATCTGATTAATATTGCTCGCGGTGCCGTAGTCGATGAGCCAGCATTAGTGAGAGCGCTCACAGAAGGTTGGATTGCAGGCGCAGCATTAGATACAGTGATTGGGGAACCCCTCGCATCAGAAAGCCCTTTATGGTCAGTCCCTAACGTCTTGATCACACCTCACTGTTCTGGTCATTCTCCAAAGGTGAAACAGCGTTCGGTGGCGCTTTTTCTCGACAATTTGACGCGCTACCAAACTGGCCAGCCCTTACGCAATATAGTTGACAAACAAGCAGGATATTAA
- a CDS encoding ATP-binding cassette domain-containing protein, with protein MTLTAMKGTHLNILDLTKTFGQKNVLSSVNLEVQPGEFVAIVGRSGCGKSTLLRLVSGLEKSSSGGVLLDGEPLRKLSGSVRMMFQDSRLLQWKRVIENVGLGLQNNWRARAEWALEQVGLKDRAEEWPSVLSGGQRQRVALARALVSQPRLLLLDEPLGALDALTRIEMQRLIEQLWQEQQFTSLLVTHDVEEAVALADRVILIEEGRITLNLPVNLSRPRDRASEEFIDLRETVLDRVMSRESSHINKELLQLSK; from the coding sequence ATGACTTTAACTGCAATGAAAGGTACACATCTAAATATTTTAGATTTGACCAAAACTTTTGGTCAAAAGAATGTTTTAAGTTCAGTGAATTTAGAAGTGCAGCCAGGAGAATTTGTGGCGATAGTTGGGCGTAGTGGTTGTGGTAAAAGTACTTTATTGCGTCTGGTATCGGGATTAGAGAAATCGTCTTCTGGTGGAGTCTTACTAGATGGAGAACCCCTGCGTAAACTTAGCGGCTCTGTAAGAATGATGTTTCAAGACTCGCGGTTGCTCCAATGGAAGCGCGTGATTGAGAATGTAGGCTTGGGCTTGCAAAATAATTGGCGAGCAAGGGCTGAATGGGCACTAGAGCAAGTTGGACTCAAGGACAGAGCAGAAGAGTGGCCATCAGTACTTTCTGGAGGACAGCGCCAACGGGTGGCACTAGCCAGGGCGTTAGTCAGTCAGCCACGTTTGTTATTGCTCGATGAGCCTTTGGGAGCCTTGGATGCTCTAACCCGTATTGAGATGCAACGGTTGATTGAGCAGTTATGGCAAGAGCAACAATTTACCTCGCTTCTAGTTACCCATGATGTAGAAGAAGCGGTGGCGTTAGCAGACCGCGTAATCCTGATTGAAGAAGGAAGGATTACGCTCAACCTCCCTGTGAATCTTTCACGTCCTCGTGACAGAGCTAGTGAAGAGTTTATCGACCTGAGAGAAACCGTTCTAGACCGAGTGATGAGTCGTGAAAGCAGCCACATAAATAAAGAATTATTGCAGTTGAGTAAATAA
- a CDS encoding ABC transporter permease subunit yields the protein MTITLKKNKIPKISLDWLQNQRVQKLIPWIVPIFIVMLWELSVRTGLLSTRILPAPSGVIATAIKLAATGELFKHIGISAGRALSGFIVGGSIGFSLGLLNGIFPVAEKLLDTSVQMLRTIPNLALIPLVILWFGIGDQARLFLVSLGVFFPLYLNTFHGIRSVDPGLIEMGKVYGLKPAQLLWEIIFPGALSSILVGVRFSLGIMWLTLIVAETIAADSGLGYMAMNAREFMQTDVVVLSIFIYALLGKLADAIARLLEAKCLAWHPNYQS from the coding sequence ATGACTATTACCCTGAAAAAAAACAAGATACCCAAGATATCGCTGGACTGGCTACAAAACCAGCGAGTTCAGAAATTAATTCCTTGGATTGTACCCATTTTCATAGTAATGCTTTGGGAGTTGTCAGTTAGAACTGGTTTGCTCTCGACCAGAATTTTACCAGCACCGAGTGGTGTGATTGCCACAGCGATTAAATTAGCTGCAACTGGAGAACTTTTTAAGCATATAGGAATTAGTGCTGGACGTGCACTTTCCGGTTTTATAGTTGGTGGTAGTATTGGTTTTAGCTTGGGATTGCTTAATGGCATTTTTCCCGTTGCGGAAAAGTTATTGGATACTTCTGTACAAATGCTCCGCACTATACCCAATTTGGCATTAATTCCACTGGTAATTTTGTGGTTTGGCATTGGCGATCAAGCTAGATTATTTCTGGTATCCTTGGGGGTATTTTTTCCTCTCTATCTCAATACATTTCATGGAATTCGCAGCGTTGACCCAGGATTGATTGAGATGGGCAAAGTCTATGGATTAAAACCAGCACAGCTTTTATGGGAAATCATTTTTCCAGGTGCGTTGTCTTCGATTCTTGTTGGTGTGCGTTTTTCTTTGGGAATTATGTGGCTAACGCTGATTGTGGCAGAAACCATCGCCGCAGATTCAGGACTTGGTTATATGGCAATGAATGCCCGTGAGTTTATGCAAACCGATGTTGTGGTATTGAGCATTTTTATTTATGCTTTGTTGGGTAAGTTGGCAGATGCCATCGCCAGACTTTTGGAAGCAAAATGTTTGGCTTGGCATCCAAATTATCAAAGCTGA
- the ssuD gene encoding FMNH2-dependent alkanesulfonate monooxygenase, with translation MQILWFLPTGSDGRYLGTKIGFRAATPDYLQQIAQAVDNLGYTGALLPTGPFCEDAWITAASLISVTKRMKFLVAIRPGVTSPSVAARMAATFDRMSRGRLLINVVTGGDPVQLAGDGLHLSHDDRYDLTDEFLTVWRGIVSGETVDFKGTHLDIKGGKLLFPPVQSPYPPLWFGGSSAAAKRVAAKHIDVYLTWGEPPQLVAEKIKEVRQLAAAQGRTVRFGIRLHVIVRETESAAWDAANELIQYVDENAIAKSQQAFADSDSEGQRRMSQLHGGSREALEISPNLWAGIGLVRGGAGTALVGDPDTVAARMLEYQELGIETFVLSGYPHLEEAYRTAELLFPRLPLQNQTAQLTPQILSSFSEFVNNDKFAQQLQVAPVSTS, from the coding sequence ATGCAAATTCTCTGGTTTCTTCCCACTGGTAGCGATGGACGTTATTTAGGCACAAAAATTGGCTTTCGTGCTGCCACTCCTGATTATTTGCAGCAAATTGCCCAAGCTGTAGACAATCTCGGTTACACAGGCGCATTACTACCTACGGGGCCTTTTTGTGAAGATGCCTGGATTACCGCTGCCTCTCTGATCTCTGTCACCAAACGCATGAAGTTTCTGGTAGCAATTCGTCCGGGGGTTACTTCCCCAAGTGTAGCTGCACGCATGGCGGCGACATTTGACCGGATGTCTCGTGGGCGATTGTTAATTAATGTAGTCACAGGCGGCGACCCAGTGCAACTAGCTGGGGATGGTTTGCATCTGAGCCATGATGATCGTTATGACTTAACAGATGAATTCCTGACAGTTTGGCGAGGTATTGTCAGCGGGGAAACAGTTGATTTTAAAGGAACCCACCTAGACATCAAAGGCGGTAAGCTGTTATTCCCACCAGTTCAAAGTCCTTATCCGCCATTGTGGTTTGGTGGTTCTTCTGCTGCTGCTAAACGAGTTGCTGCCAAACATATTGATGTTTACCTAACTTGGGGAGAACCGCCACAGCTAGTAGCCGAAAAGATTAAGGAAGTGCGTCAACTAGCAGCAGCACAAGGCAGAACAGTGCGTTTTGGTATCCGCCTGCACGTGATTGTGCGCGAAACCGAGTCAGCAGCCTGGGATGCAGCCAATGAGTTAATTCAGTATGTCGATGAAAATGCGATCGCCAAATCCCAACAAGCCTTTGCTGATTCCGACTCTGAAGGACAACGGCGGATGAGTCAACTGCATGGTGGTAGTCGAGAAGCCTTAGAAATTAGCCCCAACCTCTGGGCAGGAATTGGCTTGGTGCGGGGTGGCGCTGGTACTGCCCTAGTGGGAGATCCTGATACCGTTGCCGCCCGGATGCTGGAATATCAAGAATTAGGCATAGAAACCTTCGTCCTTTCTGGATACCCCCATCTAGAAGAAGCCTATCGTACTGCCGAATTACTGTTTCCACGCTTACCCTTGCAGAACCAAACGGCACAACTAACACCCCAAATCTTGAGTTCTTTTAGCGAATTCGTCAACAACGATAAATTTGCTCAACAACTACAAGTAGCTCCTGTGAGTACCTCATGA
- a CDS encoding NADPH-dependent oxidoreductase, with protein sequence MTKFTELLRFRYGDNAVNIIEDIDNKDSLTTLLSHRSIRAYLSQSLPAGTLETLVAAAQSASTSSNLQTWSVVAVEDENRKEELAKLAGNQAHIRQAPLFLVWLADLARLTYIAENSGLPHEGLDFLEMFLMATIDATLAAQNAVVAAELLGLGTVYIGGIRNQPEKVAQVLNLPPHVVGVFGLCVGYPDPAVNAAIKPRLPQSAVLHRETYQLATQDEAIAQYNEVMKAFYAAQNMNIPGDWSEHSAKRIAFAESLSGRDRLSEALKNLGFKLR encoded by the coding sequence ATGACCAAATTTACTGAACTTTTACGTTTTCGTTATGGTGATAACGCTGTCAATATAATAGAAGATATTGACAATAAAGACAGCCTAACCACATTACTCTCTCACCGTTCGATTCGCGCTTACCTTTCTCAATCACTGCCAGCAGGAACATTAGAAACCTTAGTTGCAGCGGCTCAATCAGCTTCGACTTCCTCTAATCTCCAGACATGGAGTGTTGTTGCAGTAGAAGATGAAAACCGCAAAGAAGAATTAGCAAAATTAGCGGGAAATCAAGCACATATTCGCCAAGCGCCTTTATTTCTGGTTTGGTTAGCAGATTTAGCGCGTTTGACTTACATTGCTGAAAATAGCGGGCTGCCTCATGAAGGTTTAGACTTTTTAGAAATGTTTTTGATGGCAACGATAGATGCCACATTAGCCGCTCAAAATGCGGTAGTTGCTGCTGAATTGCTGGGTTTAGGAACAGTATATATTGGGGGCATTCGTAACCAACCCGAAAAAGTAGCCCAAGTGCTGAATTTGCCGCCCCATGTCGTGGGAGTGTTTGGACTTTGTGTAGGTTATCCCGATCCAGCGGTGAATGCAGCGATTAAGCCTAGGTTGCCCCAATCTGCCGTGCTGCATCGAGAAACTTATCAGCTAGCAACACAAGATGAAGCGATCGCACAATATAACGAAGTGATGAAAGCTTTCTACGCTGCCCAGAATATGAATATTCCTGGGGATTGGTCAGAACATTCTGCCAAGCGGATTGCTTTTGCGGAATCTCTGTCGGGACGCGATCGCTTGAGTGAAGCTTTGAAAAACCTCGGCTTCAAACTGCGTTAA
- a CDS encoding FAD-dependent oxidoreductase — MLKTLTTDFELNLEADVLVIGGGPAGTWAAWSAAAHGAKVVLVDKGYCGTTGCAAASGNGVWYVPPDADARETAIASRESLGGFLANRSWMNRVLDQTYANVNLLSEWGYPFPTDDEGKPYRRSLQGPEYMRLMRKQIKRVGVKILDHSPALQLLVDEEGIVSGATGVNRQTGATWKVRSHSTIIATGGCAFLSKALGCNVLTGDGYLMAAEAGAEMSGMEFSNAYGISPAFSSVTKTLFYKWATFTYEDGTPIPGAGSQKGRSVIAQTLLSQPVYAIIDKAAPQMRASMRLAQPNFFLPFDRAGIDPFTQRFPVTLRLEGTVRGTGGMRIVDQTCASSVPGLYAAGDAATRELICGGFTGGGSHNAAWAISSGYWSGESAAKYAQNLGNQANQRRVKGVGVAGLSTQKERPQTLATDEIIQAVQAEVFPYDRNLFRTNQGLSDSLVRLNHLWQEIRDRLVENNQLVRAREAASMVATARWMYSSALERKETRGMHRHLDYPEQDANQQHHLISGGLDEVWVKAQPLNNVEKLPSKIGAVV; from the coding sequence ATGCTAAAAACGTTGACAACTGATTTTGAACTAAATTTAGAAGCGGATGTGCTGGTGATTGGTGGTGGGCCAGCAGGCACTTGGGCGGCATGGAGTGCAGCTGCTCATGGTGCTAAAGTTGTACTTGTGGATAAAGGATATTGCGGGACTACAGGATGTGCGGCTGCGTCTGGTAATGGTGTTTGGTATGTACCACCTGATGCGGATGCAAGGGAAACCGCGATCGCCAGTCGGGAATCATTAGGTGGATTTTTAGCAAACCGCAGTTGGATGAATCGCGTGCTCGATCAGACTTATGCCAACGTTAACCTGTTATCAGAGTGGGGTTATCCCTTTCCCACTGACGACGAAGGTAAACCCTATCGGCGATCGCTTCAAGGTCCAGAATATATGCGGCTGATGCGGAAGCAAATCAAACGAGTAGGAGTAAAAATATTAGACCACAGCCCCGCACTACAACTGCTGGTAGATGAAGAAGGTATTGTCAGTGGTGCGACGGGGGTGAATCGGCAGACCGGTGCAACATGGAAAGTGCGATCGCATTCTACAATTATTGCCACCGGTGGTTGTGCCTTCTTGAGTAAAGCTTTAGGATGCAACGTTCTGACAGGGGATGGTTACTTAATGGCGGCGGAAGCAGGTGCCGAGATGTCAGGAATGGAGTTTTCCAATGCTTACGGCATCTCTCCCGCCTTTTCTTCAGTTACCAAAACCCTGTTCTACAAATGGGCAACCTTTACCTACGAAGACGGCACCCCGATTCCGGGAGCAGGTTCGCAAAAAGGGCGTTCAGTTATTGCCCAAACATTGCTCTCCCAACCGGTTTACGCGATTATAGACAAAGCAGCGCCCCAGATGCGGGCATCTATGCGTTTAGCACAGCCCAACTTCTTTTTACCCTTTGACCGTGCAGGCATCGATCCCTTTACCCAACGCTTCCCTGTTACCCTGCGCTTAGAGGGAACAGTCCGCGGAACTGGTGGGATGAGAATTGTTGATCAAACCTGTGCCTCTTCTGTACCAGGACTCTATGCCGCAGGAGATGCAGCCACACGAGAACTGATTTGTGGCGGGTTTACAGGTGGTGGTAGTCATAATGCCGCTTGGGCGATTTCCTCAGGTTATTGGTCAGGGGAATCTGCGGCTAAATATGCTCAAAATCTAGGAAATCAAGCAAATCAACGCCGTGTTAAAGGTGTTGGGGTAGCAGGATTAAGTACTCAAAAAGAACGTCCCCAGACTTTAGCAACTGATGAAATTATTCAAGCAGTACAAGCTGAAGTATTTCCTTACGATCGCAACTTATTCCGTACAAATCAAGGTTTATCCGATTCTCTGGTTCGGCTAAATCACCTCTGGCAAGAAATTCGCGATCGTCTTGTTGAAAATAACCAACTTGTTCGGGCGCGAGAAGCCGCCTCAATGGTAGCCACAGCCCGCTGGATGTACAGCAGTGCCCTTGAACGCAAAGAAACTCGTGGTATGCATAGACATCTAGACTATCCAGAACAGGATGCTAATCAGCAACATCACTTGATAAGTGGTGGTCTAGATGAAGTTTGGGTGAAAGCTCAACCTTTAAATAATGTAGAAAAATTACCATCGAAAATAGGAGCAGTAGTGTGA
- a CDS encoding 4Fe-4S dicluster domain-containing protein, giving the protein MIELVSESRCIKCNICVSVCPTNVFDSVPNAPPTIARQSDCQTCFMCELYCPVDALFVAPETDVLTSVSEAELAKTGLLGSYRENIGWGSKRKSTAKNDQTFQILKQMK; this is encoded by the coding sequence GTGATCGAGTTGGTAAGCGAGTCGCGGTGCATCAAGTGTAATATCTGTGTCAGCGTTTGCCCGACAAATGTATTTGATAGTGTACCTAATGCACCGCCAACAATTGCCAGACAGAGTGATTGCCAAACTTGTTTTATGTGCGAATTGTATTGCCCAGTTGATGCCTTGTTTGTAGCACCAGAAACCGATGTGCTGACTTCAGTCAGTGAGGCAGAATTAGCCAAAACAGGACTACTTGGCAGTTACCGCGAAAATATCGGTTGGGGAAGTAAGCGGAAATCCACAGCGAAGAATGATCAAACATTCCAAATTCTCAAACAGATGAAGTGA
- a CDS encoding ABC exporter membrane fusion protein codes for MQNPKLQGSLSLQSILRPPIIIVIIASLTVIGISVFTGIKFRDAAHQKAQAPGVNAPELKTVTSLGRIEPQGEVIKLSAAVSGTGSRVEELLVKEGDRVKVGQVIAILDNRDRLQAALTEAQAQVKVAQANLARIQAGVKRGEINAQIAKIARLIAERQGDIDAQFATIGRLKAQVLNAQAEDQRYQRLYAEGAISASQQDSKRLTLETAQKSLQEAQVQLKRTQLTSQQQVKEATATLEQISEVRGVDVATFTAEVGRATAAMNQAKANLKQAYVRSPLQGQIFEIHTRPGELISNDGIADIGQTSQMYAVAEVYESDISKVRIGQRVRVVTDVLSVELPGTVDQIGLQVRRQSVINTDPSSNIDNRVVKVHIRLDNASSQKAANLTNMQVKVVIEL; via the coding sequence GTGCAAAACCCCAAGCTACAAGGTTCATTATCCCTTCAGTCTATTTTACGTCCGCCCATTATTATAGTTATAATTGCATCATTAACTGTGATAGGAATTAGTGTTTTTACGGGGATAAAATTTCGAGATGCAGCTCATCAGAAAGCACAAGCTCCAGGAGTGAACGCACCAGAATTAAAAACGGTCACATCTTTAGGACGGATCGAGCCACAGGGAGAAGTGATTAAACTCTCTGCTGCTGTATCTGGTACAGGGAGTCGAGTAGAAGAGTTACTAGTGAAAGAGGGGGATAGGGTGAAGGTAGGCCAGGTGATTGCTATTTTGGACAATCGCGATCGCTTGCAAGCAGCATTAACAGAAGCGCAAGCACAGGTAAAAGTAGCACAGGCAAACTTAGCCCGCATCCAAGCAGGTGTGAAACGTGGTGAAATTAACGCCCAAATTGCCAAAATTGCTCGCCTGATAGCAGAACGCCAAGGCGATATTGATGCCCAATTTGCCACCATTGGACGCTTAAAAGCCCAAGTACTGAATGCTCAAGCAGAAGACCAACGCTATCAGAGATTGTATGCAGAAGGCGCAATCTCCGCCTCTCAACAGGACAGCAAACGCTTAACTCTAGAAACCGCCCAAAAAAGTCTTCAAGAAGCACAGGTGCAGTTAAAGCGTACCCAATTAACCAGCCAGCAACAAGTTAAAGAAGCCACAGCCACACTGGAGCAAATATCTGAAGTGCGAGGGGTGGATGTGGCAACCTTCACTGCCGAAGTTGGCCGTGCCACAGCAGCCATGAACCAGGCAAAAGCTAATCTTAAACAAGCTTATGTGCGATCGCCACTTCAGGGACAGATATTTGAGATCCACACCCGTCCAGGGGAATTGATCTCAAATGATGGTATTGCCGATATTGGGCAAACCAGCCAGATGTATGCAGTAGCCGAAGTTTACGAAAGCGACATCAGCAAAGTGCGTATTGGTCAACGGGTGCGAGTAGTAACTGATGTTTTAAGCGTGGAATTGCCAGGAACAGTGGATCAGATAGGCTTGCAGGTGCGCCGACAGAGTGTGATTAATACTGATCCATCCAGCAACATCGACAACAGAGTGGTGAAAGTTCATATCCGACTAGATAATGCCTCCAGCCAGAAAGCTGCCAACTTAACCAATATGCAGGTCAAAGTGGTCATTGAATTGTGA
- the devC gene encoding ABC transporter permease DevC: MGPLQQLRRRTPLGWLQLSHEKSRLLVALSGIAFADVLMFMQLGFQTALYDSNTRLHRSLKTDIVLISPQTRNLQSMSTFSRRRLYQAMDIPGVKSAEAMYFNVITWKNPQTRHGTGVLVIGFNPDQPAFDLLSVNQQLQAIKLPYTVLFDRGARGDYQEAIAQIDQGKIVTTEIDGRTITISGLYNVGASFGTDGSLITSDQNFLRLFPKRPSSSISLGLIQVKPGYDKQKVAADLRTYLSDDVRVLTHTEFIEFENNFWRTNSPIGFIFSLGVSMGFVVGVIIVYQVLSADVNAHVKEYATFKAMGYRNYYLLSVVFEEALILAVLGFMPGVAVSLGLYQLTRQATNLPMYMTAIRALQVIVLTIIMCTISGAIATRKLQATDPADMF; this comes from the coding sequence ATGGGACCACTCCAACAACTGCGGCGGCGAACACCTCTGGGATGGTTGCAACTGAGTCATGAAAAAAGTCGCCTGCTGGTAGCATTGTCAGGCATTGCCTTTGCCGACGTTCTCATGTTTATGCAACTAGGCTTTCAGACAGCGCTGTATGACAGCAACACCAGATTACATCGCAGTTTAAAAACAGACATTGTATTAATCAGTCCCCAAACCCGTAACCTGCAAAGTATGTCTACGTTTTCTCGGCGACGACTGTACCAAGCAATGGATATACCAGGGGTAAAGTCAGCAGAAGCAATGTACTTCAACGTCATCACCTGGAAGAATCCCCAAACACGTCATGGGACAGGGGTATTAGTTATCGGCTTCAATCCAGATCAACCAGCCTTTGATTTACTGTCCGTTAACCAACAATTACAGGCGATAAAACTGCCGTACACAGTTTTATTCGACCGTGGCGCTAGAGGAGATTACCAAGAAGCGATCGCACAAATTGACCAAGGTAAAATTGTTACCACCGAAATCGACGGGCGGACAATTACCATTAGTGGGTTATATAACGTTGGAGCTTCCTTTGGGACTGATGGTAGCCTCATCACCAGCGATCAGAACTTTTTACGCTTATTTCCCAAACGCCCCTCAAGCAGTATCAGTCTAGGTTTAATCCAGGTAAAACCTGGCTATGACAAACAAAAAGTAGCAGCAGACTTGAGAACTTACCTCAGTGATGATGTTAGAGTTCTAACTCACACAGAATTTATCGAATTTGAGAACAACTTCTGGAGAACCAACTCCCCCATCGGCTTTATTTTCAGCCTTGGTGTCTCGATGGGGTTTGTGGTGGGGGTGATTATCGTCTATCAAGTCCTCTCCGCCGATGTCAATGCCCACGTGAAAGAATACGCCACCTTCAAAGCAATGGGTTATCGCAATTACTACCTGCTAAGTGTGGTGTTTGAAGAGGCGTTGATTTTGGCAGTGCTGGGCTTTATGCCAGGTGTGGCAGTATCCTTGGGACTTTACCAGCTAACTCGGCAAGCCACAAATCTACCCATGTACATGACCGCAATCCGGGCATTGCAGGTGATTGTGCTGACCATCATCATGTGTACTATCTCAGGGGCGATCGCTACTCGTAAACTTCAAGCTACCGACCCCGCTGATATGTTCTAA
- a CDS encoding DevA family ABC transporter ATP-binding protein, which yields MVPVISIQNLDHYFGFGQLRKQVLFKINLEINAGEIIIMTGPSGSGKTTLLTLVGGLRSAQFGSMRVLGRELCGASAKHLVQTRCHNGYIFQANNLHGSLTALQNVRMSLELHQHIGLQEMHSRSAQMLEQVGLGNHLHYYADQLSGGQKQRVAIARALVSHPQIVLADEPTAALDSQSGRDVVNLMQKLAKERGCTILMVTHDNRILDIADRIVHMEDGKLASAAKAANLR from the coding sequence ATGGTTCCAGTTATCTCAATTCAGAATCTCGACCATTACTTTGGTTTCGGCCAACTCCGCAAACAAGTGTTATTTAAAATCAATCTAGAAATTAACGCCGGTGAAATTATTATCATGACTGGCCCGTCTGGTTCTGGTAAAACGACGCTGCTAACCTTAGTAGGTGGGTTGCGTTCTGCCCAATTTGGGAGTATGCGGGTGTTGGGAAGAGAATTGTGCGGTGCTAGTGCCAAACACCTAGTCCAGACGCGATGCCATAATGGTTATATTTTCCAAGCAAACAATTTGCATGGTAGTTTAACAGCACTCCAGAACGTCAGAATGAGTTTGGAATTGCACCAGCATATTGGGTTACAGGAAATGCATTCCCGGTCAGCCCAGATGCTAGAACAGGTAGGATTAGGAAATCATCTGCATTACTATGCTGATCAACTATCGGGAGGACAAAAACAGCGAGTGGCGATCGCCCGCGCCTTAGTCAGTCATCCGCAAATTGTCCTTGCAGATGAACCCACAGCCGCCCTAGACAGTCAATCCGGTCGAGATGTAGTCAACCTCATGCAGAAACTTGCTAAAGAAAGAGGTTGTACCATCTTGATGGTGACTCATGATAACCGCATCCTCGACATTGCCGATCGCATCGTTCACATGGAAGATGGCAAACTAGCTAGTGCTGCTAAAGCCGCAAATCTTAGATAA
- a CDS encoding AEC family transporter, which produces MIETLFHAYTPLFTWIGLGLLLSRFASDSFLKLLGQSLYWVGVPLQLLVLARHTNSSNGGLIPGIAVAVLLLSLILALLTWWGWQWLMSRKIQPEEVSLDLLNSPARASLGSFILATILGNTGFVGLTLTQVLTSPENTDWAVLFSVTNNVVGTYGIAVLIASYFGKREAKNYWWTQLWDLITVPSLWTFFIGLNTQFVELPAVVESGLEQAVWVVIAFALLLVGLRLGRMKGWPSLEIATIASVIKVFIVPMLVGLGATYLGVIGEQRLVLVLMSGTPTGLSVLILAEVYDLDRNLLATSIALTFVGLFLALPLWLTWFS; this is translated from the coding sequence ATGATTGAAACCCTATTCCATGCCTACACCCCTCTGTTTACTTGGATAGGCTTAGGACTATTATTATCTCGGTTCGCCTCAGATAGCTTTCTCAAGCTGCTGGGGCAGTCCCTTTACTGGGTGGGCGTGCCACTGCAACTTCTGGTACTAGCGCGTCATACTAACTCATCTAATGGCGGACTAATACCTGGGATAGCAGTGGCAGTATTATTACTGAGTCTGATTCTCGCGCTGTTAACTTGGTGGGGGTGGCAATGGTTAATGAGTCGAAAAATCCAGCCAGAAGAGGTAAGTCTAGATTTGCTAAACTCGCCAGCGCGGGCAAGTTTGGGCAGTTTTATTCTGGCAACAATTTTAGGTAACACAGGCTTTGTGGGATTGACACTCACACAAGTGCTAACTAGCCCTGAAAACACTGACTGGGCAGTATTATTTAGCGTTACCAACAACGTTGTCGGCACTTATGGAATTGCTGTTTTAATCGCTAGTTATTTTGGCAAAAGAGAAGCTAAAAATTATTGGTGGACACAGTTGTGGGATCTAATCACTGTCCCCAGCCTGTGGACATTTTTCATTGGCTTAAATACCCAATTTGTAGAATTACCCGCAGTAGTGGAGTCAGGTTTAGAACAAGCTGTTTGGGTAGTAATTGCCTTTGCTTTATTGCTAGTTGGTTTGCGACTAGGAAGAATGAAAGGATGGCCAAGTCTGGAAATCGCCACAATTGCCAGCGTCATTAAAGTCTTCATTGTGCCGATGCTAGTAGGATTAGGTGCAACTTATTTAGGTGTGATTGGCGAACAGCGTTTAGTACTGGTGTTGATGTCTGGAACACCCACAGGGCTTTCCGTATTGATTTTGGCGGAAGTTTATGACCTAGATCGGAATTTGTTAGCTACCAGCATTGCCTTGACCTTTGTGGGGTTATTTTTGGCACTCCCTCTCTGGCTTACTTGGTTTAGCTAA